A stretch of the Rhodothermales bacterium genome encodes the following:
- the nifJ gene encoding pyruvate:ferredoxin (flavodoxin) oxidoreductase produces MSEHFVTMDGNEAAAHVAYRTNEVIAIYPITPASPMGEWSDLWSSQDQANIWGTTPRVIEMQAEGGAAGAVHGALQSGALTTTFTASQGLLLMIPNMYKIAGELTGTVFHIAARSLAAQALSIFGDHSDVMAARGAGWAMLFSGNVQEVLDLALISQAATLQSRIPFLHIFDGFRTSHELKKIDVFPDDVIREMIRPEWVEAHRSRGMSPDNPFIRGTAQNPDVYFQARESVNPFYTQCISAVCEQMDRFAALTGRTYRPFEYTGSPTATRVVVIMGSGAETARETATWLHAHGEDVGVVTVRLYRPFSTSHFLDVLPESVTDMAVLDRTKEPGSNGEPLFQDIVTALASRGTPMPRMIGGRYGLSSKEFTPAMVKAVFEALREEKPPHPFVVGIHDDVSNNSLSWDPSFDILGASVTQAVFWGLGSDGTVGANKNSIKIIGEQTPFHAQGYFVYDSKKAGARTISHLRFGPDPINAPWLIDRAQFVAVHQFGFLERYNTLEMAAEGGTFLLNSPHGPETVWSHLPRPVQEQIIQRRLRFFVVDAYALAAELNLGVRINTIMQAAFFHLAGILPPDEAIAQIKAYIRKTYGKRGEAIVRQNNEAVDAAISHLFEVTVPGTATSMAGLRPPVPSRAPSFVQSVTAEMIAGRGDDLPVSTLPVDGTYPSGTTQWEKRNIAMEIPEWDPDLCIQCGKCVLVCPHAVIRANVVPNALLAGSPEGFQSLEASWRGLEDHAYTLQVSSEDCTGCQLCVEVCPAKDKSHAGRKALNMIPNTDQSTEHWEFFTTLDPISRTSPLSFSKVKDVQLMEPLFEFSSACSGCGETPYLKLATQLFGDRMVVANATGCSSIYGGNLPTTPWARNRDGRGPAWNNSLFEDNAEFGLGMRISLDKQAEYARELLGRLREPLGSGVVQALLDAQPISEEEIAAQRDRIRDLKTRLSPIGTAAARDLMSVADALVPRSVWIIGGDGWAYDIGFGGLDHVLASGRNVNVLVLDTEVYSNTGGQASKATGLGAVAKFAAGGKAMPKKDLGLIAVNYGYVYVAQVAMGANDNQTIKAFREAEAYDGPSLIIAYSHCIAHGIDMTKGLEQQDLATRSGHWPLYRFDPRLQEERRNPFQLDSKKPSIPLTEYLYNENRYRILTKINPDQAARFARHAQTNVNEKWKRYESLAKRAEMSPEEPGKTGLPPAAGPPSKPGLPPTATLPPKPGRTP; encoded by the coding sequence ATGTCCGAGCATTTCGTCACGATGGATGGCAACGAGGCGGCGGCCCACGTAGCCTACCGCACCAATGAAGTCATTGCCATTTACCCCATTACACCGGCCTCCCCCATGGGTGAATGGTCGGACTTGTGGAGTTCGCAGGACCAGGCGAATATCTGGGGTACCACCCCTCGGGTCATTGAAATGCAGGCGGAAGGCGGAGCTGCGGGTGCCGTCCATGGTGCCCTGCAATCGGGCGCATTGACTACCACGTTCACGGCGAGTCAGGGGCTGCTGCTCATGATTCCCAACATGTACAAAATTGCCGGCGAGCTGACGGGGACGGTCTTCCACATCGCGGCCCGCAGCCTGGCGGCGCAGGCCTTGTCCATTTTCGGGGACCACAGCGATGTGATGGCCGCACGGGGTGCAGGGTGGGCCATGTTGTTCTCGGGGAATGTCCAGGAAGTCCTGGACCTGGCGCTGATCTCCCAAGCCGCCACCCTCCAGTCGCGGATTCCGTTCCTGCACATCTTCGACGGATTCCGGACATCCCACGAACTGAAGAAGATCGATGTGTTCCCGGATGACGTCATCCGGGAGATGATCCGACCGGAATGGGTGGAGGCCCATCGCAGCCGAGGCATGTCGCCGGACAATCCCTTCATCCGTGGAACCGCACAGAACCCGGACGTCTATTTCCAGGCGCGGGAATCCGTGAACCCGTTCTATACCCAGTGCATTTCCGCTGTCTGTGAACAGATGGACCGGTTTGCCGCACTTACGGGTCGGACTTATCGGCCCTTCGAATACACCGGTTCGCCGACCGCCACGCGCGTGGTGGTCATCATGGGTTCTGGGGCGGAAACGGCCCGGGAGACGGCCACCTGGCTGCATGCGCACGGTGAAGACGTGGGCGTTGTGACCGTCCGGCTGTACCGTCCCTTCTCGACCTCCCACTTCCTGGACGTCCTGCCGGAATCAGTCACGGATATGGCGGTTCTGGACCGCACCAAGGAGCCCGGCTCCAACGGCGAACCGCTGTTCCAGGACATCGTCACGGCGCTGGCCTCCCGAGGCACGCCCATGCCCCGGATGATCGGCGGTCGGTATGGCCTGTCCTCCAAGGAATTCACGCCGGCCATGGTGAAAGCCGTGTTCGAAGCCCTCCGGGAGGAAAAACCCCCACATCCATTCGTCGTCGGCATCCACGACGACGTATCGAACAACAGTCTTTCATGGGATCCGTCGTTTGACATCCTGGGCGCTTCGGTCACGCAGGCGGTGTTCTGGGGACTCGGGTCGGACGGCACGGTGGGTGCGAACAAGAACTCCATCAAGATCATCGGTGAACAGACCCCGTTCCATGCCCAGGGATACTTCGTCTATGACTCGAAAAAGGCAGGCGCCCGTACCATCTCCCACCTCCGGTTCGGACCGGATCCCATCAATGCCCCATGGTTGATTGACCGGGCCCAGTTCGTGGCGGTTCACCAGTTCGGCTTCCTGGAGCGGTACAACACGCTGGAAATGGCGGCTGAGGGTGGTACGTTCCTACTGAACAGTCCGCATGGTCCCGAAACGGTCTGGAGTCACCTGCCCCGTCCCGTGCAGGAACAGATCATCCAGCGTCGACTCCGCTTCTTCGTGGTGGATGCCTATGCATTGGCTGCGGAGTTGAACCTCGGCGTCCGGATAAATACCATCATGCAGGCGGCCTTCTTCCACCTTGCCGGCATTCTCCCACCCGACGAGGCCATCGCCCAGATCAAGGCCTACATCCGCAAGACCTACGGCAAGCGCGGAGAAGCCATTGTCCGCCAGAACAACGAGGCCGTGGATGCCGCCATCAGCCACCTGTTCGAAGTGACCGTTCCCGGAACCGCCACGTCGATGGCCGGACTACGCCCCCCGGTGCCGAGCCGTGCTCCCTCTTTTGTGCAATCCGTCACGGCCGAGATGATTGCGGGTCGTGGAGACGACCTCCCGGTCAGCACCTTGCCGGTGGACGGAACGTATCCCAGCGGGACCACCCAGTGGGAGAAACGGAACATCGCAATGGAAATCCCGGAGTGGGATCCGGATCTGTGCATCCAATGCGGAAAGTGTGTCCTGGTCTGTCCGCATGCGGTCATACGGGCCAATGTGGTCCCGAACGCATTGTTGGCCGGTTCTCCGGAGGGATTCCAGTCCCTGGAGGCCTCCTGGCGCGGCCTCGAAGACCATGCGTATACGCTGCAGGTGTCATCCGAGGATTGTACCGGATGCCAGCTGTGCGTCGAGGTCTGTCCGGCCAAGGACAAATCCCACGCGGGCCGCAAAGCCCTGAACATGATTCCGAATACCGACCAATCCACGGAGCACTGGGAGTTCTTCACCACCCTCGACCCGATTTCCCGGACGTCCCCGCTGTCGTTCTCGAAGGTGAAGGATGTGCAACTCATGGAGCCCCTGTTCGAGTTCTCGAGCGCATGCTCCGGATGCGGCGAAACCCCGTACCTGAAACTGGCCACCCAGTTGTTCGGGGACCGCATGGTCGTAGCCAACGCCACGGGCTGCTCCTCCATTTATGGCGGCAACCTGCCGACGACCCCATGGGCCAGGAACCGGGATGGCCGGGGTCCGGCGTGGAACAACTCTCTGTTCGAAGACAACGCGGAGTTCGGTCTGGGCATGCGGATTTCCCTCGACAAACAGGCCGAATATGCCCGGGAGCTGCTGGGGCGGTTGCGCGAGCCGTTGGGTTCGGGCGTAGTCCAGGCGCTCCTGGACGCCCAGCCGATCTCAGAGGAAGAGATTGCCGCCCAACGGGATCGGATCCGGGACCTGAAAACCCGGTTGAGCCCGATCGGCACCGCCGCGGCTCGGGATCTGATGTCGGTGGCCGATGCGCTCGTACCCCGCAGTGTGTGGATTATCGGCGGGGACGGCTGGGCGTATGACATCGGTTTCGGCGGGCTGGATCACGTGCTGGCCAGCGGACGGAATGTGAACGTACTCGTGCTGGATACCGAGGTCTATTCCAACACGGGTGGACAAGCCTCGAAGGCGACCGGACTCGGGGCCGTGGCCAAGTTTGCCGCCGGAGGCAAGGCCATGCCCAAGAAAGACCTCGGCCTGATTGCCGTGAACTACGGGTATGTCTATGTGGCCCAAGTCGCCATGGGCGCCAATGACAACCAGACCATCAAGGCGTTCCGGGAAGCCGAAGCCTACGACGGGCCTTCCCTGATCATAGCCTACAGCCATTGCATTGCACATGGCATAGACATGACGAAGGGGCTTGAGCAACAGGACCTGGCCACACGGTCGGGCCACTGGCCGCTCTACCGCTTCGACCCCCGGTTGCAGGAAGAGAGACGAAATCCATTCCAGCTCGACTCGAAGAAGCCGTCCATCCCGCTCACGGAGTACCTGTACAACGAAAACCGTTACCGCATCCTGACCAAGATCAATCCGGATCAGGCGGCCCGGTTTGCCCGGCACGCCCAGACGAATGTGAACGAAAAGTGGAAGCGCTATGAATCGCTGGCCAAGCGCGCGGAGATGTCGCCCGAAGAACCCGGCAAAACCGGCCTCCCTCCTGCGGCCGGCCCACCGTCCAAACCCGGCCTCCCGCCCACTGCCACCCTCCCACCCAAACCCGGACGCACACCATGA
- a CDS encoding GntG family PLP-dependent aldolase: MIDLRSDTVTRPDAAMRNAMAAAEVGDDVFGEDPTVNRLQDMVAERLGKEAALFVPSGTMSNQLAVRIHTEPGDEVVCEAACHIVNYESGATAALSGANLRTLPGRRGVLTGDDIRTAVRSHYYWEPRQRVLCLENTHNKAGGTIYPMDRLKDAVGAAREAGFTCHLDGARLWNAAVASGISEADWAAPFDTVSVCLSKGLGAPVGSLLVGDAERIGRAHRYRKMFGGGMRQVGILAAAGIHALTHNRDRLGQDHANARRLAEGLAGLPGVSLDLGSVETNIIMFDVVQDAVALVTACRARGVALSPFGPHTIRATTHKDVSAAEIETALEVLGQVLSGQ; encoded by the coding sequence ATGATTGATCTCCGTAGCGATACGGTTACGCGTCCCGATGCCGCCATGCGCAACGCCATGGCGGCGGCCGAGGTCGGGGATGATGTTTTTGGTGAGGACCCTACGGTCAATCGGTTGCAGGACATGGTAGCCGAGCGCCTGGGCAAGGAGGCCGCACTGTTCGTGCCGTCGGGCACCATGTCGAACCAGTTGGCAGTCCGGATCCACACGGAACCGGGCGACGAGGTGGTGTGCGAAGCGGCATGCCACATCGTGAATTACGAATCGGGTGCGACAGCCGCCCTTTCCGGAGCCAACTTGCGTACCCTGCCGGGTCGGCGGGGCGTCCTGACCGGCGATGATATCCGCACTGCGGTGCGTTCCCACTATTACTGGGAGCCCCGGCAACGGGTGCTCTGCCTGGAAAACACCCACAACAAGGCCGGCGGTACCATCTACCCCATGGATCGCCTGAAGGACGCCGTCGGGGCCGCACGCGAAGCCGGCTTCACCTGTCACCTGGACGGCGCCCGCCTGTGGAATGCGGCCGTGGCCAGTGGAATCAGCGAGGCCGATTGGGCGGCTCCGTTCGACACCGTTTCGGTGTGCCTGTCAAAAGGGCTCGGGGCGCCGGTCGGCAGCCTTCTGGTTGGAGATGCAGAGCGTATCGGGCGCGCCCATCGCTACCGGAAGATGTTCGGTGGAGGCATGCGCCAAGTGGGTATCCTGGCAGCGGCCGGTATCCATGCCCTGACCCACAACCGGGACCGTTTGGGCCAGGATCATGCCAACGCACGCCGGCTGGCCGAGGGCCTGGCCGGACTGCCCGGGGTCTCGCTCGACCTGGGCAGCGTGGAGACGAACATCATCATGTTCGATGTGGTCCAGGACGCCGTCGCGCTGGTGACGGCCTGCAGGGCACGCGGCGTTGCCTTGTCACCGTTCGGGCCCCATACCATCCGCGCCACGACACACAAGGATGTCAGCGCCGCCGAGATCGAGACGGCCCTGGAGGTATTGGGGCAGGTGCTTTCCGGCCAATAG
- a CDS encoding dihydroorotate dehydrogenase-like protein, whose amino-acid sequence MKMNTSWLGLDLRSPIVPSASPLSESLDAIRTMEDHGAGAVVLHSLFEEQIEAESRQLHHYLELGTESFAESLDYLPATHDFRSTAETYLEHVSAAARSVDMPVIASLNGATPGGWTDHARLLQQAGASAIELNLYHLPTDMDTPSNVVEERYLAVVRLVRSAVSIPVAVKISPYLTSTAHFAQELCKAGASGIVLFNRFYQPDIDIDSLETRTTLTLSSSWESRLPLRWIALLYGRIPADLAITTGIHTHQDVLKGLMAGASITMMASELLAQGLIRIEEVLTAMRIWMTENEYESVEQMQGSMSQLKVADTERWERANYMKVLGSWPR is encoded by the coding sequence ATGAAGATGAACACCAGTTGGCTCGGGCTGGACTTGCGCTCCCCGATCGTCCCCTCCGCATCCCCACTCTCGGAATCGCTGGATGCCATCCGGACCATGGAGGATCATGGGGCCGGTGCCGTCGTCCTGCATTCGCTGTTCGAGGAGCAAATTGAAGCCGAAAGTCGGCAACTGCATCATTATCTCGAATTGGGGACGGAGAGCTTCGCCGAATCGTTGGACTACCTTCCCGCAACGCATGATTTCCGGAGCACGGCCGAGACGTATCTGGAGCATGTATCGGCCGCAGCCCGATCCGTCGACATGCCCGTGATCGCCAGCCTGAACGGCGCCACGCCGGGCGGGTGGACCGACCATGCCCGCCTGTTGCAGCAAGCCGGCGCGTCGGCCATCGAATTGAACCTGTACCATCTGCCAACCGACATGGATACACCGTCGAATGTCGTGGAGGAGCGCTACCTGGCGGTCGTCCGGTTGGTTCGAAGCGCGGTTTCCATACCGGTGGCGGTAAAGATCTCCCCGTACCTGACCTCCACGGCTCATTTTGCGCAGGAGCTGTGCAAGGCGGGCGCCTCCGGGATCGTCCTGTTCAACCGGTTCTATCAACCCGACATCGACATCGACAGCCTGGAAACCCGTACCACGCTCACCTTGTCTTCTTCGTGGGAGTCGCGTTTGCCCCTGCGGTGGATCGCGCTCCTGTATGGAAGGATTCCCGCCGATCTGGCCATTACGACCGGTATCCATACCCATCAGGATGTGCTCAAGGGACTCATGGCCGGGGCCTCCATCACCATGATGGCCTCGGAATTGCTGGCCCAAGGACTCATCCGCATCGAAGAAGTTTTGACAGCCATGCGCATCTGGATGACGGAAAATGAGTATGAATCCGTGGAACAGATGCAGGGCAGCATGAGCCAGTTGAAGGTTGCCGACACCGAGCGCTGGGAGCGGGCCAACTACATGAAGGTCCTGGGCTCCTGGCCCCGCTAG
- the ggt gene encoding gamma-glutamyltransferase, whose product MIRSPFRAVVRAAVAFLLVILFVWPAEAQHGREPVPALNGMVTSSQYLGSEVGRDILMAGGNAVDAAIATAFALAVVHPSAGNIGGGGFLVYHSADGEDITAFNFREKAPLAATVDMFMGPDGQPDNHAHHHALTSVGVPGTVAGLALAHERFGSMPWRDLVEPAVRLAEDGFPWSWDLRNLGTWFRDMAADDPIYESSVRAFTKGDAGDYAVGEIMRQPDLAETLKRIRDQGPDGFYKGETARLMAEFMRKNGGLITEEDLALYEADEQEPIHGTYRGYDIYGMSPPSSGGIATVTMLNILEGYDLKSLGHNTAQYLHLLTEAMRRAYADRALFVGDPKFNPDMPVDRLISKEHASDLRSTIDPISASVSDSANFNGIQWYESDETTHFSVVDAEGNTVSLTYTLEYSYGARIVVEGAGFLLNNEMGDFNPVPGLTDSRGNIGTDANLVAPQKRMISSMTPTIVAKDGRPVMAIGSPGGRTIINTTLQVILNVIDHDMNIAEAVEAPRIHHQWLPDRTSFEPGISLDTRRLYEQKGHSVYDRNVQGQAMGIWIDWETGIRWGSADSRSFDSRAVGY is encoded by the coding sequence ATGATCCGTTCCCCATTCCGAGCCGTCGTCCGGGCGGCGGTCGCGTTCCTGCTTGTCATTCTCTTCGTCTGGCCCGCCGAGGCCCAACATGGCCGTGAACCGGTACCCGCACTGAACGGCATGGTCACGTCGTCCCAGTACCTGGGGAGCGAGGTCGGACGTGACATCCTGATGGCCGGTGGTAACGCGGTGGATGCAGCCATCGCCACGGCCTTTGCCTTGGCGGTCGTGCATCCGTCCGCCGGAAATATCGGTGGTGGTGGCTTCCTGGTGTACCATAGTGCGGATGGCGAGGACATTACCGCGTTCAACTTCCGGGAGAAGGCCCCGCTCGCAGCGACCGTGGACATGTTCATGGGCCCCGATGGACAGCCGGACAACCACGCCCACCACCACGCGCTTACGTCCGTGGGTGTACCCGGAACGGTTGCCGGGCTGGCGCTCGCGCATGAGCGGTTCGGCAGCATGCCGTGGCGTGATCTTGTGGAACCCGCCGTCCGCCTCGCAGAAGACGGGTTTCCGTGGTCCTGGGATCTCCGGAACCTGGGCACCTGGTTCCGGGACATGGCAGCGGATGACCCGATCTACGAAAGCAGCGTCCGGGCGTTCACCAAAGGCGATGCCGGCGACTATGCCGTCGGTGAAATCATGCGCCAACCCGATCTGGCCGAGACCTTGAAACGCATCCGTGATCAGGGCCCGGACGGGTTCTACAAGGGCGAGACTGCACGTCTCATGGCCGAGTTCATGCGGAAGAACGGCGGCCTCATCACCGAGGAAGACCTTGCCCTCTACGAAGCCGATGAGCAGGAGCCCATCCACGGCACCTACCGCGGGTATGACATCTACGGCATGTCACCTCCCTCGTCGGGTGGCATTGCAACCGTCACCATGCTCAACATCCTGGAGGGATATGACCTCAAGTCTCTGGGACACAACACCGCTCAGTACCTCCACCTGCTGACCGAGGCCATGCGCCGCGCCTATGCCGATCGAGCCTTGTTCGTGGGCGATCCCAAGTTCAATCCGGACATGCCCGTGGACCGGCTCATCAGCAAGGAGCACGCCAGCGACTTGCGATCAACCATCGATCCGATATCGGCTTCCGTCAGCGACTCCGCCAATTTCAACGGGATCCAGTGGTACGAAAGCGACGAGACCACGCATTTCTCCGTGGTGGATGCGGAGGGCAATACGGTTTCCCTCACGTACACGCTGGAGTACAGCTACGGAGCGCGGATCGTGGTGGAAGGTGCCGGATTCCTGCTGAACAATGAGATGGGCGATTTCAACCCCGTTCCCGGCCTGACGGACTCGCGCGGCAACATCGGCACGGACGCCAACCTCGTGGCACCGCAGAAGCGGATGATCTCCTCCATGACGCCGACCATCGTCGCCAAGGACGGGCGACCCGTCATGGCCATTGGGAGTCCTGGAGGGCGAACCATCATCAACACGACACTCCAGGTCATCCTGAATGTGATTGACCACGACATGAACATTGCGGAGGCTGTGGAAGCACCCCGGATCCATCATCAGTGGCTCCCGGACCGCACGTCGTTCGAACCCGGAATCTCGCTCGATACGCGGCGCCTGTACGAGCAGAAAGGGCATTCCGTCTATGACCGGAATGTGCAGGGACAGGCCATGGGGATCTGGATTGACTGGGAGACCGGTATCCGCTGGGGATCCGCCGACAGCCGTTCATTCGACAGCCGCGCCGTGGGGTACTGA
- the nagB gene encoding glucosamine-6-phosphate deaminase — protein sequence MSTMSSSSSGLPAVIHPSEHPNAEGTQLEKIPVLIYDEPAQLSLQVAKRVANLIEERSAAGKKVVLGLPTGSTPIGAYQHLIRMHRENGLDFSNVVTFNLDEYYPMQPDSLQSYHRFMFENFFDHVNIPRENIHIPRGDLKPEEVETYCLAYEHAIRKAGGIDLILLGIGRSGHIGFNEPGSGIDTRTRAIILDEITRKDAASDFFGDDNVPREAITMGVGTILDAREIILMATGEHKAPIVRRAVEEPPNRAVTASFLQHHRDATIYVDEAASQELTRIKTPWVVKPVTWTEELSVRAVIWLSEQVGKAILRLESSDFHTHHLHGLAYRYANTDDLCRRVFELLRRKIVYSEQLISEKRVVLFSPHPDDDVISMGGMLGKLVSNGNDVTVSYMTNGSVAVFDADVRRYIRFMEMASDVFKTAPGFLDQLAAFRQAMDDKKPGTVDSADVQRVKAYIRYAEAIAGIEVMGLRREHARFLDMPFYKTGRVRKDPIGPQDVQIVLDLLEELNPEHIFVAGDLSDPHGTHRMCYFAIRQALERYNEGKSEDEMPTVWLYRGAWQEWEIHRADVFIPMTKNDLNRKIEAIFKHESQKDRAMYPGAYDVREFWERARDRNAETAARLNNLGLPEFDAAEAFVCSKEM from the coding sequence ATGTCCACCATGTCCTCTTCGTCCTCTGGACTCCCCGCTGTCATCCACCCGTCCGAACATCCCAACGCAGAAGGCACCCAGCTCGAAAAAATCCCGGTCCTCATCTACGACGAACCGGCTCAGCTGTCGCTGCAGGTGGCGAAACGAGTGGCCAATCTCATTGAGGAACGTTCGGCCGCAGGCAAGAAAGTAGTCCTGGGCCTGCCGACCGGTTCAACGCCCATTGGCGCGTATCAGCATCTCATCCGGATGCACCGTGAAAACGGACTGGACTTCTCGAACGTCGTCACGTTCAACCTGGACGAATACTATCCCATGCAGCCGGACAGCCTCCAGAGCTATCACCGGTTCATGTTTGAGAACTTCTTTGATCACGTCAACATCCCGCGCGAGAACATCCACATTCCGCGGGGCGATCTGAAGCCCGAAGAAGTCGAGACCTATTGCCTGGCCTACGAGCACGCCATCCGCAAAGCCGGCGGCATAGACCTTATCCTGCTCGGCATCGGTCGAAGTGGCCACATCGGGTTCAACGAACCCGGTTCGGGCATCGATACGCGCACCCGGGCCATCATCCTGGACGAGATCACGCGGAAAGATGCGGCATCGGACTTTTTCGGCGATGACAACGTTCCGCGCGAGGCCATCACCATGGGGGTCGGCACCATATTGGATGCGCGCGAAATCATCCTCATGGCCACGGGAGAGCACAAGGCACCCATCGTTCGCCGGGCCGTCGAGGAGCCGCCCAACCGGGCCGTCACCGCCTCGTTCCTGCAGCATCATCGCGATGCCACCATCTACGTGGATGAGGCTGCTTCCCAGGAACTGACCCGCATAAAGACACCGTGGGTGGTCAAGCCGGTCACCTGGACAGAAGAGTTGTCCGTACGTGCCGTCATCTGGCTCAGCGAGCAAGTTGGCAAGGCCATTCTTCGCCTGGAATCCAGTGATTTCCACACACATCACCTCCATGGCCTGGCGTACCGGTATGCCAACACCGACGACCTGTGTCGTCGCGTGTTCGAATTGCTGCGCCGCAAGATCGTGTACTCCGAGCAGTTGATCTCCGAGAAACGGGTGGTGCTGTTCTCACCGCATCCCGATGATGATGTAATTTCAATGGGGGGGATGCTCGGCAAGCTCGTCTCCAACGGCAACGATGTCACCGTATCGTACATGACGAACGGATCGGTCGCGGTGTTCGATGCGGATGTGCGGCGTTACATCCGGTTCATGGAAATGGCATCTGACGTCTTCAAGACCGCTCCCGGATTCCTGGACCAATTGGCTGCGTTCCGACAGGCCATGGACGACAAGAAACCCGGGACGGTGGATTCCGCCGACGTGCAGCGTGTGAAGGCGTACATCCGGTATGCCGAAGCCATTGCCGGAATCGAGGTCATGGGACTGCGCCGCGAGCACGCCCGCTTCCTGGACATGCCGTTCTACAAGACCGGTCGCGTTCGCAAGGACCCCATCGGACCGCAGGACGTGCAGATTGTCCTCGATCTGCTGGAGGAGTTGAATCCGGAACACATCTTCGTGGCGGGCGACCTGTCCGATCCCCACGGCACGCACCGCATGTGCTATTTCGCCATCCGTCAGGCGCTCGAGCGCTACAATGAGGGCAAGTCGGAAGATGAAATGCCAACGGTCTGGTTGTATCGCGGAGCCTGGCAGGAGTGGGAAATCCATCGTGCCGACGTGTTCATTCCCATGACGAAGAACGATCTGAACCGAAAGATCGAAGCCATTTTCAAGCACGAGAGCCAGAAAGACCGGGCCATGTACCCGGGCGCGTACGATGTGCGCGAGTTCTGGGAGCGGGCCCGGGACCGGAATGCGGAAACGGCAGCGCGGTTGAACAACCTGGGCCTGCCGGAATTCGATGCCGCCGAAGCGTTCGTGTGTTCGAAGGAGATGTAG